Genomic DNA from Bosea sp. (in: a-proteobacteria):
GAGATGCACTTCGCCGAGGGCAATGTCGCGCTCAAGTTGCTGGATGACCATCTCGCAGGCCGCGAGTGGATAGTGGGCGCGGCGCCCACCATCGCCGACATCGACATCTATGGCGTCGTGTCCTACGCGCCGGCAGGCGGCTACGATCTCGCCGCCTATCCGCATCTCACGGCCTGGGTGAAGCGCTTCGAGGCCCTGCCGGGCTTCAAGCCCAACGACCAGCTCTTGCCCAAGGCAACGCAGGCCACATGAGCGGCATCACGATCCGCCGTGCCGTCCGGTCCGATCTGGAGCCGATCATTCAGATCTACATGGCGGATGAGGCTGGCGGCCACGGCGATGACTGGAACGAGACCAGCCGCCCGGACTATGAGCGCGCCATGGCCGCGATCCTGGCGAGCCCGGTCAACCGGCTCTATGTGGCGGTGGCCGATCCAGAGCGGGTTGAAACCGGCCGCGCGGCAGTCGCGGTTGGCGGCGAGATCATCGGCACCTTCCAGCTCACGCTGACGCCGGGGCTGGTGGGGCGGGGCCGCACGCGGGCCACGATCGAGTCGGTCCATGTCCGGCCCGAGCGGCGTGGGGGCGGCATCGGCGCGGCCATGATTGCCCATGCCATCGCCGAAGCGCGCGCCGCTGGCGCCGGCACGGTGCAGCTCACGTCGAACAAGCTGCGCACCGCCGCGCACCGCTTCTACGAGCGGCTGGGCTTCGCCAGAAGCCATGAGGGATTCAAGCTGAAACTCTGATCGCGCCGCGCCCAAAATACAGGCTCCGCTTGGCTTCCGCTGTCGTTGATGGGGCGCTACGCTTCCTGCCCGACTGCGAAATCAGAAAGTTGCGCCCTTGGCCGTCCTCGCCGCGATCCAGCACGTCACGCACTACGCCTATGACAAGCCGGTCATGCTGGGCCCGCAGATCATCCGCCTGCGCCCCGCGCCGCATTGCCGGACGCGCGTCGAGAGCTATGCGCTGAAGGTTTCCCCGGCCCAGCACTTCGTCAACTGGCAGCAGGACCCGTCCGGCAACTGGATGGCGCGTTTCGTCTTTCCCGAGCCGGTGACGGAGTTCCGCATAGAGGTGGACCTGATCGCGGATCTGGCGGTGGTCAATCCGTTCGACTTCTTCGTGGAAGCGGAAGCCGAAACCTTCCCCTTCGCCTATCCGCCGGACCTCCACGAAGAACTGGCGCCCTACCTGATCGCCGATCCCGCAGGGCCGCGGCTATCCGCTTTCCTGTCCACGATCCCGCGCGAGCCGACCAACACCGTCAATTTCATCGTTGATCTCAATGCCCGTCTCCAGCGCATGATCGCCTATGGCATCCGCATGGAGCCGGGGGTGCAGACACCGGAGGAAACTCTCTCGCTCGCCTCCGGCTCGTGCCGCGATTCCGCCTGGCTGATGGTGCAGATCCTGCGGCACCTGGGCCTCGCCGCACGCTTCGTCTCCGGTTACCTTATCCAGCTCACCGCCGACATCGATCCGATCGAGGGGCCGCGCGGCACCGACAAGGACTTCACCGACCTTCACGCCTGGGCGGAGGTCTACATTCCCGGCGCAGGCTGGATCGGCATGGACCCCACCTCGGGCCTGCTGTGCGGGGAGGGCCACCTGCCGGTGGCCGCCACGCCGCATTACCGCTCGGCCGCACCGGTCAGCGGCAGCGTGCTGGGCGTGGCCAACACCAGCTTCGC
This window encodes:
- a CDS encoding GNAT family N-acetyltransferase, translated to MSGITIRRAVRSDLEPIIQIYMADEAGGHGDDWNETSRPDYERAMAAILASPVNRLYVAVADPERVETGRAAVAVGGEIIGTFQLTLTPGLVGRGRTRATIESVHVRPERRGGGIGAAMIAHAIAEARAAGAGTVQLTSNKLRTAAHRFYERLGFARSHEGFKLKL